A single window of Brevundimonas vitisensis DNA harbors:
- a CDS encoding phage tail protein, protein MDAYTGEIRAFGFNFPPQNWALCDGSLRNVNQYQALYSIIGNLYGGTVNQTFALPNLLGRAPMGSGTGPGLTPRTLATSTGAPTVALTTSQMPVHNHGLTANNATYPNMASGPGTTTALSRVMVPNGTGASVAENFSSTGGLDTALNSAAIGVQGNGEAHNNVQPIQVLNFCICLDGYYPVPAS, encoded by the coding sequence ATGGATGCCTACACCGGTGAAATCCGCGCCTTCGGATTCAATTTTCCGCCCCAGAACTGGGCCCTCTGCGACGGCTCGCTTCGCAACGTCAATCAGTATCAGGCCCTCTATTCCATCATCGGCAATCTGTACGGCGGCACCGTCAATCAGACCTTCGCCCTGCCGAACCTGTTGGGCCGTGCGCCGATGGGATCGGGCACCGGACCGGGCCTGACGCCGCGAACCCTGGCAACCAGCACAGGTGCCCCCACGGTGGCTCTGACAACGTCTCAGATGCCGGTGCACAACCACGGCCTGACCGCAAACAACGCCACCTATCCCAATATGGCCTCAGGGCCAGGCACGACCACCGCCCTGTCGCGCGTCATGGTGCCCAATGGCACGGGGGCTTCCGTCGCCGAGAATTTTTCGTCGACGGGCGGCCTGGATACGGCGCTGAATTCCGCCGCGATCGGTGTGCAGGGCAATGGAGAGGCGCACAACAACGTCCAGCCGATCCAGGTCCTGAACTTCTGCATCTGCCTGGACGGCTATTATCCCGTCCCGGCTTCGTGA
- a CDS encoding GNAT family N-acetyltransferase, whose translation MTMDAGSWTLRPAGPGDEPFLQALYCDVRAAEFAQMGWPPEILAAFLADQWRIQARAHALSHPNAEHSIVEQDGLAVGYLLVSRTSSDHRIVDISLMSQARGRGLGSKVLAGICEQADAQACTVSLSVLTTNRAQALYRRLGFVPVDDGEPYRQMVRPRPAC comes from the coding sequence ATGACCATGGACGCAGGATCATGGACCCTGCGTCCAGCCGGCCCGGGCGACGAGCCTTTCCTTCAGGCTCTGTATTGCGACGTCCGGGCCGCCGAGTTCGCGCAAATGGGTTGGCCGCCAGAGATTTTGGCGGCCTTCCTGGCCGATCAGTGGCGTATTCAGGCCCGCGCCCATGCGCTGAGCCATCCGAACGCTGAACACTCTATCGTGGAGCAGGACGGCCTGGCGGTGGGATACCTGCTTGTGTCGCGCACATCGTCCGACCATCGGATCGTGGACATCAGCCTGATGTCTCAGGCGCGGGGCCGAGGGCTGGGCTCCAAGGTCCTGGCCGGGATCTGCGAGCAGGCCGATGCACAAGCTTGCACCGTCAGCTTGAGCGTCCTGACCACCAATCGGGCGCAGGCCCTTTATCGCCGGCTGGGCTTTGTGCCCGTCGATGACGGCGAACCCTATCGTCAGATGGTCAGGCCGCGACCGGCTTGCTAA
- a CDS encoding lasso peptide biosynthesis B2 protein, whose amino-acid sequence MNSLVRKFRRLMLLAEAFVLSIAAAAAVAFVPFKRIAAWSSRQPPPQRVPADPLPAVRRVRWAVRLWAKVVPWRSMCFEQALSAQWMLRRRGVATTLFYGVAKDPEKGFIAHTWVKSGDRPVVGCENASDFTELARFPAA is encoded by the coding sequence ATGAACAGTCTCGTGCGTAAGTTCCGGCGGCTGATGCTGCTGGCCGAGGCCTTTGTGCTGTCGATCGCGGCGGCGGCAGCGGTCGCCTTTGTGCCGTTCAAGCGGATTGCCGCCTGGTCCAGCCGCCAGCCCCCGCCCCAGCGCGTGCCCGCCGACCCGCTGCCTGCTGTGCGGCGGGTCCGATGGGCCGTACGGTTGTGGGCCAAGGTCGTGCCGTGGCGTTCCATGTGTTTCGAACAGGCCCTGTCGGCCCAGTGGATGCTGCGCCGACGTGGCGTGGCCACCACCCTGTTCTATGGCGTGGCCAAGGACCCGGAAAAGGGCTTCATCGCCCACACCTGGGTCAAGAGCGGCGACCGACCGGTCGTGGGCTGCGAGAACGCTTCGGACTTCACGGAACTGGCGCGGTTTCCGGCGGCCTAG
- a CDS encoding ABC transporter ATP-binding protein → MIQLLARCAAFARGVADYAGRRAIGATVFVALGALLEGFGIVLLIPLLATLMNGSDALPWPDGLPNPLTGLEPGQSLALILLAFAVIMVLRLAVLWRRDTLLAALQIGFVESHRRMIARGLAAARWESLTRLGHARVTHILSADIQRCGAGVHFLMQGSVALFMLSIQIVLAFLLSPPLAALAVGLMALGALLLSLLLKRALGAGTQVSQSNMAVMTSLGRFLGGMKMAMSQNLQGRFVAGFERDLATSAERQITFMGQQTLMRGVWALLGAGVGAAVLLIGYAVLGLSAPVLIALLLVLARISGPAATLQNGLQQIAYSLPAWEALKSLEHDLGHARAEQSGPVSVTPPTGTVVLDTVVYRHRTDDGEASGGVHGISLKIEPGEIIGLSGASGAGKTTLADILAGLLSPQSGTVSIGGRALTADLAPAWRDRVAYVAQDPVLFNDTVRANLSWVGSDIDEAAIRHALSLVGADPLIARLPQGLDTVVGENGALISGGERQRLALARAILRRPSLMILDEATSAIDVAGERAVLLRLLEQTPRPTIVMIAHRAETLSLCERIVTVIEGRVTSDRREGTVPLGSAA, encoded by the coding sequence ATGATTCAGCTTTTGGCGCGGTGCGCGGCGTTCGCGCGCGGCGTGGCGGACTATGCCGGGCGACGTGCGATCGGGGCGACCGTCTTTGTGGCCCTCGGCGCCTTGCTGGAAGGGTTCGGCATCGTACTGCTGATCCCACTGCTGGCCACGCTGATGAACGGCAGCGATGCCCTGCCCTGGCCCGATGGCCTGCCCAATCCGCTGACGGGACTGGAGCCCGGCCAGAGCCTGGCTCTGATCCTTCTGGCCTTTGCCGTCATCATGGTTCTGAGGCTGGCAGTCCTGTGGCGGCGCGATACCCTTCTGGCAGCCTTGCAGATCGGATTTGTCGAAAGCCACCGCCGGATGATCGCGCGGGGCCTGGCGGCAGCCCGGTGGGAAAGCCTGACGCGGCTGGGGCATGCCCGTGTCACGCACATCCTTTCGGCCGATATTCAGCGCTGCGGCGCGGGCGTCCATTTCCTGATGCAGGGCAGCGTCGCCCTGTTCATGCTGTCAATTCAGATCGTGCTGGCCTTTCTGCTGTCGCCCCCCCTGGCCGCCCTGGCCGTCGGCCTGATGGCGCTCGGCGCCCTGCTGCTTTCATTGCTGCTGAAGCGCGCACTGGGGGCCGGGACCCAGGTGTCGCAGTCGAACATGGCGGTGATGACCAGCCTTGGGCGGTTCCTGGGCGGCATGAAAATGGCCATGAGCCAGAACCTTCAGGGCCGGTTCGTCGCCGGCTTCGAACGGGACCTTGCGACCTCGGCGGAGCGGCAGATTACCTTCATGGGGCAGCAGACCCTGATGCGCGGGGTCTGGGCCCTGCTGGGGGCCGGGGTTGGGGCTGCGGTCCTGTTGATCGGCTATGCGGTGCTGGGACTGTCGGCCCCGGTGCTGATTGCCCTGCTTCTGGTGCTGGCGCGGATCAGCGGGCCGGCCGCGACCCTGCAGAACGGTCTTCAGCAGATCGCCTACAGCCTTCCGGCCTGGGAGGCGCTGAAGTCGCTGGAGCACGATCTCGGGCACGCCCGGGCCGAGCAATCGGGGCCGGTATCCGTCACACCCCCGACGGGCACCGTCGTGCTGGACACTGTCGTCTATCGTCACCGGACGGACGATGGTGAGGCGTCGGGCGGCGTACATGGCATCAGCCTGAAGATCGAGCCGGGCGAAATCATCGGCCTGTCCGGCGCGTCGGGCGCGGGCAAGACGACCCTGGCCGACATACTGGCCGGGCTTCTGTCCCCTCAGTCGGGCACGGTCAGTATCGGAGGGCGGGCGCTGACCGCCGACCTTGCTCCGGCGTGGCGTGACCGCGTGGCCTATGTCGCCCAAGACCCGGTGCTGTTCAACGACACGGTCCGGGCGAATCTGAGCTGGGTCGGGTCCGATATCGACGAGGCCGCGATCCGCCATGCCCTGTCCCTGGTCGGAGCCGATCCCCTGATCGCCCGCCTGCCCCAGGGCCTCGACACAGTCGTGGGCGAGAACGGGGCCCTGATCTCGGGCGGCGAACGCCAGCGACTGGCCCTGGCCCGGGCGATCCTGCGCCGACCGTCGCTGATGATCCTGGACGAGGCGACCAGCGCGATCGACGTCGCGGGCGAGCGGGCCGTGCTGCTGCGACTTCTTGAGCAGACCCCCCGTCCGACCATCGTCATGATCGCCCACCGGGCCGAAACCCTGTCCCTGTGCGAGCGGATCGTCACCGTCATTGAGGGTCGGGTCACCAGCGACAGGCGCGAAGGAACCGTCCCTCTGGGTTCCGCGGCATGA
- a CDS encoding nucleotidyltransferase domain-containing protein: protein MIAAAEGIDWPRFARVLARHRITALALDGLRQAGVALPEAVAARLKPIAVRETHRSLAMAAETAQLQKACDAAGLPCAFVKGASLAALAYGDAGIKKSHDIDLLTTPEAAVEVRALLESRGYRMTLPADLDAARFLVLIEHHKEAAFVHGVTGHMVDLHWRLLDQAWVLPGIDVADAVRTVGLGGVPVRTLPDPALFAYLCVHGSAHAWNRLKWSADLNAFLSHRSQDVVEHLYEAAVAMGAGRAPAMGLILCQRLYGLEVSPSLADVLKRDRIAQALADNALACLNYGQGAVELPLPYSLPVVRIKLAQLFLMPGAGHLKRELARRMNSPDDRIKLGLPPALSFLYLPLRVPLWLMRHGRALIGRR from the coding sequence GTGATTGCGGCTGCCGAAGGAATCGACTGGCCCCGCTTCGCGCGCGTCCTGGCCCGGCACCGGATCACGGCATTGGCCCTGGACGGCCTGCGACAGGCCGGGGTCGCATTGCCCGAAGCCGTGGCGGCAAGGTTGAAGCCCATCGCCGTTCGCGAAACCCATCGATCGCTGGCCATGGCCGCCGAGACGGCCCAGCTTCAGAAAGCGTGCGATGCGGCGGGCCTGCCCTGCGCCTTCGTCAAGGGCGCAAGCCTGGCGGCCCTGGCCTATGGCGACGCGGGCATCAAGAAGTCTCACGATATCGACCTGCTGACGACGCCAGAGGCGGCAGTCGAGGTCCGCGCCCTGCTGGAGAGCCGGGGCTATCGCATGACGCTTCCGGCCGATCTGGATGCGGCGCGCTTCCTGGTCCTGATCGAGCATCACAAGGAGGCCGCCTTCGTCCACGGCGTCACCGGCCATATGGTCGACCTGCACTGGCGGCTACTGGATCAGGCCTGGGTTCTGCCAGGGATCGATGTGGCCGATGCGGTTCGGACCGTCGGCCTGGGCGGTGTCCCGGTACGAACCCTGCCGGACCCGGCGCTGTTCGCCTATCTGTGCGTGCACGGATCGGCCCATGCCTGGAACCGTCTGAAGTGGTCGGCGGACCTGAACGCCTTCCTGTCTCATCGCTCACAGGACGTCGTCGAGCATCTATACGAGGCGGCCGTGGCCATGGGGGCTGGCCGCGCCCCGGCCATGGGGCTGATCCTTTGCCAGCGGCTCTATGGGTTGGAGGTGTCGCCGTCGCTCGCTGATGTTCTGAAGCGGGATCGGATCGCTCAAGCCCTGGCCGACAACGCCCTGGCCTGTTTGAACTACGGTCAGGGGGCGGTGGAACTGCCTCTGCCCTATTCGCTTCCTGTCGTGCGGATCAAGCTGGCGCAGCTGTTCCTGATGCCCGGTGCCGGCCATCTGAAACGCGAGCTGGCCCGGCGGATGAACTCGCCGGACGACCGGATCAAGCTGGGCCTGCCCCCGGCGCTGAGTTTCCTCTATCTGCCGCTGCGGGTGCCGCTTTGGCTGATGCGCCATGGGCGCGCGCTGATCGGACGGCGATGA
- a CDS encoding phage tail protein: protein MDYYAGEIRMFAGPNVPEGWVPCDGRTLNINDYQILYALLGTTWGGNGTTTFGIPDLRGRLPMGQGQGPGLTMRNRGQMLGTETVALTEAQMPAHTHTLNATTAVATSVTPGPGLLHADPADPARAYFAPTAPITNLTLEDPTIGNQGGGQPHSNLMPTSVVTFMMATNGLYPVQP from the coding sequence ATGGACTATTATGCTGGCGAAATCCGCATGTTCGCAGGCCCCAATGTGCCGGAAGGCTGGGTGCCGTGCGATGGCCGGACGCTGAACATCAACGACTATCAGATCCTCTACGCCCTGCTTGGCACCACATGGGGCGGCAATGGCACCACCACCTTCGGCATCCCGGACCTGAGGGGACGGCTGCCGATGGGCCAGGGTCAGGGCCCGGGCCTGACGATGCGCAACCGAGGCCAGATGCTGGGCACCGAGACCGTCGCCCTGACCGAGGCCCAGATGCCTGCTCACACCCATACCCTCAACGCCACGACCGCCGTGGCGACTTCGGTGACGCCCGGCCCCGGCCTGCTGCATGCGGATCCCGCGGACCCCGCCCGGGCCTATTTCGCCCCCACCGCCCCGATCACCAATCTGACGCTGGAAGACCCCACGATCGGCAATCAGGGCGGTGGTCAGCCCCACAGCAATCTGATGCCGACCAGTGTGGTGACTTTCATGATGGCCACCAACGGCCTGTATCCCGTTCAGCCCTGA